A stretch of DNA from Methylosinus sp. LW4:
CGCCAGCGCCCAGAGATCAGGATTGCGCGCGAGCTGATCGGTGGAGACGCTCTCCCAGGGAACGCGATGCGCGCCGGATTCGCGCGCCGCGTCGGGTATGGACACCCAATCGGGCGCGAAAGGATCGAAGAACCAGCGCCGCGCCGGGTCTTGCTCCTTGGCCTCGAACTCGCGCCGCACCGCGCGCAGCTTCTTGCGCAGCTCTATGCCGAGCCGGATGGTGTCGTCCCACAAGAGCTCGCCGGAGCGGCCTTTCATCATCTGCGCGCCGACATCCAGCGAGGCGAACAGCGGATAGAAGGGCGAGGTGGAGGCGTGCTGCATGAAGCCTTCATTGAAGCGGCGATGCTCCACGCGCCGACGCTGGCCTTTGATGTGGCGATCGCGCACATGGATTTGCGAGGCCTGCGAGAAGCTGGCGAGCTGCTTATGCGTCGATTGCGTTGCGACGATTCCGGGCGAGGCCTCGGTGAGATTCTTCAGCCCCATCGCATAGCGCCGCTCATAGAGCGGATGGAATTTCATGAAGCCGGCCCAGGCTTCGTCGAAGAGAATGTAATCGCAAAGATGTCCGATCTTGCCCACGATCCATTCGGCGTTGTGAATCGTGCCGTCATAAGTGCATTGCTCGATGACGGCGGCGCGGAACGGCCGCTCCTTGCGCCAGGCGTCCTTGTCCTTCACCAGAGGATTGGCGCGAATGCGCTCGCGCAATTTCTCCTCGTCGAAGGCCTCGTGCTCGATCGGGCCGATGAGGCCATGGGCGTTGCGCGTCGTTGGCAGAAAGATCGGCACGCCGCCGCCGAGCAGCAGGGCGCCATGATGCGCGGCCTTGTGATTATTGCGGTCGAACAGCACGAGATCGCCCTCGGCGACCAGATTGGTGAGCACGACCTTATTGGAGGAGGATGTGCCGTTGAGCACGAAGTAAGTCTTCTCCGCGCCGAAGATTTCCGCCGCCGCCTTTTGCGCGGCGAGCGCCGGCCCTTCATGCGTCAAAAGATCGCCGAGCTCGACGACGGAATTGTCGAGATCGTCGCGGAACACGGCCTCGCCCAAATGCTCCATGAAGATGCGGCCGATCGGGCTGCGGCTATAAAAAATGCCGCCATTATGGCCGGGGCAGGTCCAGAGCTGATTGCCTTCCTCCGCATAATCGACCAGCGCGCCGAAGAAGGGCGTCTTCAACGTCTCCGCATATTGCTTGAGGCGCGAGACGAGATTTTTGGCGATGAATTCCGGGGTCTCCTCGGCGAGGAAGACATAGCCGTCGATGAAATCCAGCACCTCCACCGGAATATCCTCGAAGCGCTTGCGGCGAATGAGCAGCACGATCGGCATGTCGAGGCCGCGCTTGCGCATGAGATCGATGAGCGAGGCGGTCTTGCCCTCGAGGCCCTTCTTGCCCCAATCGACGACCAGGCAGCCGATGGCGGCGTCGGTCTGCACGACGATCTCGGCGTCCTCCACCCGGCGCGCGCGCACGACCTGAAAGCCCATGCTCTCGATCGCGGCGATGATCTGATTGACGCGCAGCCCCTCGAGGTCGTCGGCCTCGAAATTGGGCGCGGAGAAGAGGAAAGTGAAGCGGCGGGAGAAGTCCATTCGAATCGGCCTGTGACGCTGACGGGGAAGAGGAGGGGCCCCGCACTCACAGCCTTGTTCCATGACACAATCGTGACAGCGCGCGCCCTTGTGAGACTCCCGCATCCGCCGCTCGCGGCCGAGACTGAGAATTCGGGTCAACGGCGGTCAACGAATTGCGCGGGGCGGGATTTCCTGTCGGCGGAGCGATTCTGGAGCCGCCGTGACGAGCCTCGCCTTCGCCGTTATCGAAGAGACGTCGCGTCTGAGGACGTTTCTCGACCATTTCTCGAAAATCGACGATCCGCGCGCGCCCTGGCGCGTCGCACATCCGCGGCGCGCGCAACATGGCGGTCGGTCGGGTGTCGCGCCGTCGATCTGAGCCACGCCGCCGCTATCGCCTCGGGGGCTGAAGCTCATCGACCCGGATTCGGGAGCTCCGCGCGCCTAGCGGAACCAGACATAGACGATCGCCGCCGCCAGAGCCAGGACGAGGCCGATCGCCGTATTACGCAGAAAGCTGCCTTCGAACTCCTCCATTCCCTCTTCCTTTCTCGCCGTCGCGTCGATTCGACGCATTTCTAAAGCTGCATCCAACGCTGAGAATAGCCTCGAGGGCGGTTAATTCCCAGGGGCCGCTCTCGGTTGGGAGCCCGGCGCAGGCCGGGCTCTTTTTCTTTTCGAGCGGGTCGCCGGCGGCGCCTCGCTCGCGGCGGCGCCATGCGCTAAGGTCCGCCCGCCGCTCGGAAGGACCTCATGCCTCTCTATTTCGCCTATGGCGCCAATATGGACGTCGCCGCAATGGCCGTCCGCTGTCCGCATTCGCGGCCGCTCGGCCTCGGCCGGCTGGCGCGCTATCGCTTCGCCATTCTGGAGACGGGCTACGCCACGGTCGTGCCGGACGCGCGGGCGCAGGTCCACGGCCTGCTCTATGACCTCGCCGTGGCGGATGTGCCGGCGCTCGACCGTTACGAGGAGATCGGCCGTCGGCTCTACCGCAAGGTCGTGCAGCCGGTGCTGCGCGCGCCGGTGGGCTCGGCGCGGGCGCTCGTCTATATCGGAACCGCGACGCGCGAGGGGCCGGCGGCGCCCGGCTATGTCGAGAATATCGTCGCCTCGGCGCGCGCGCTCGGCCTGCCCGGCGCCTATATCGCTTTTCTGGAGAGCCATGCGCCCAATGCGCAGCAGAGGATGAGCCGAAGATGAGCGCTGTTCCGGTTCCGACCGTCCATACGCTGGCCGAGCTGCGCGAGCGCGTGGCGCAATGGCGCGCGCGCGGCGAGCGCGTCGGCTTCGTCCCCACAATGGGCGCGCTGCACCGGGGCCATCTCGCTCTGGTGGAGGAGGCGCGCCGGCGCGCCGATCGCGTGATGGTCTCGGTCTTCGTCAATCCGACGCAATTCGGCGCAGGCGAGGATTTCGACCGCTATCCGCGCACGCTCGCCGCCGATGTCGAGAAGCTCGCGAGCGTTGCGGCCGATCTCTGCTATGCGCCGGCGGTGGAGGAGATGTATCCGCCGGGCTTTTCCACCACGGTCGCGGTGGGCGGGCCGGCGGTCGCCGATCTCGAGGATCATTTCCGGCCGACGCATTTCGCCGGCGTCGCTCTCGTCGTCGCCAAGCTGCTCAATCAGGCCGATTGCGACGTCGCCGTCTTCGGCGAGAAGGATTATCAGCAATTGCTGGTGATAAAGCGCCTGGCGCGCGATCTCGATCTGCGCGCGGAGATCGTCGGCGCGCCCACTTTGCGGGAGGCGGACGGTCTCGCAATGTCCTCGCGCAACATCTATCTCTCGGCCGAGGAGCGGCGCGTCGCGCCGGCGCTCTATCGCGCGCTGAGCGAGGCGGCGCAGCGTATCGCCGCGGGCGAGCCGATCGGCCATGTGATGGCGGAGGCGCGCGAGCGTATCGCCGCCGAGGGCTTCCTCATCGATTATCTCGAGGCGCGCCACGCGCAGACTCTGGCGCG
This window harbors:
- a CDS encoding gamma-glutamylcyclotransferase family protein → MPLYFAYGANMDVAAMAVRCPHSRPLGLGRLARYRFAILETGYATVVPDARAQVHGLLYDLAVADVPALDRYEEIGRRLYRKVVQPVLRAPVGSARALVYIGTATREGPAAPGYVENIVASARALGLPGAYIAFLESHAPNAQQRMSRR
- the panC gene encoding pantoate--beta-alanine ligase — encoded protein: MSAVPVPTVHTLAELRERVAQWRARGERVGFVPTMGALHRGHLALVEEARRRADRVMVSVFVNPTQFGAGEDFDRYPRTLAADVEKLASVAADLCYAPAVEEMYPPGFSTTVAVGGPAVADLEDHFRPTHFAGVALVVAKLLNQADCDVAVFGEKDYQQLLVIKRLARDLDLRAEIVGAPTLREADGLAMSSRNIYLSAEERRVAPALYRALSEAAQRIAAGEPIGHVMAEARERIAAEGFLIDYLEARHAQTLARVARRHEGPIRLLVAAKLGATRLIDNVAVEAAQ
- a CDS encoding Orn/Lys/Arg decarboxylase N-terminal domain-containing protein, with product MDFSRRFTFLFSAPNFEADDLEGLRVNQIIAAIESMGFQVVRARRVEDAEIVVQTDAAIGCLVVDWGKKGLEGKTASLIDLMRKRGLDMPIVLLIRRKRFEDIPVEVLDFIDGYVFLAEETPEFIAKNLVSRLKQYAETLKTPFFGALVDYAEEGNQLWTCPGHNGGIFYSRSPIGRIFMEHLGEAVFRDDLDNSVVELGDLLTHEGPALAAQKAAAEIFGAEKTYFVLNGTSSSNKVVLTNLVAEGDLVLFDRNNHKAAHHGALLLGGGVPIFLPTTRNAHGLIGPIEHEAFDEEKLRERIRANPLVKDKDAWRKERPFRAAVIEQCTYDGTIHNAEWIVGKIGHLCDYILFDEAWAGFMKFHPLYERRYAMGLKNLTEASPGIVATQSTHKQLASFSQASQIHVRDRHIKGQRRRVEHRRFNEGFMQHASTSPFYPLFASLDVGAQMMKGRSGELLWDDTIRLGIELRKKLRAVRREFEAKEQDPARRWFFDPFAPDWVSIPDAARESGAHRVPWESVSTDQLARNPDLWALAPDARWHGFSNMAPGFAITDPAKLTLLTPGFDRESGAYADHGIPAPIVAQYLRENRIVPEKNDLNSLLFLLTPGVESSKAGTLVSSLVAFKRLHDDNALLQDVIPEFVARRAARYRGVRLRDLCADMHRFFKEANASALQQAQFRQEHLPEMAMTPREAYLRLVRNDVDFLPIDEIEGRIATTLFVIYPPGIATIVPGERLGAQARPMLDYLRMFERSANLFPGFDYEIQGLYKQWNGEAKMRLYTYVVQE